GAACAGCGGCAAATCGTTGAACCAATCGACCGGCGTCAGTCCGACCAGCTTGGCGAGCCAGGCGAACAGGCCCGACACCGGATGCATCAGCAGGTTTTTCCAGACCAGCGCGCTCACCGTAGGCATCACGAAGAACGGCGCGATCACCATCAGCCGGACGAAATTGCGGCCGATCACGGGCTGGTCCATCAGCAGCGCCAGGGGAATGCCGAGCACGATCGTCAGCGCCAGCACCGAGCCGACCAGCACCAGCGTGTTCTGGAGCGAAGCGAGGAAGGCGGGATCCGTGAGGAAGTAGCGGAAGTTTTCAAGCCCGACGAAGGACTCTGAATCGGGATCGAGCAGGCTGTAATGCAGCGTCGAGAAATAGATCGTCAGCGCGAGCGGAACGATCATCCAGATGAACAGCAGTCCGACGGCCGGAGTCAGGAGCGACCGCGCAAGGAATTGCGTCTGCCGGGTTGCCATCCTCGGGCTCTCCGCTTGGAGGAAGAGGGCGGCCATCCATCGCGCAAGGAGTGGATGGCCGCGAGTTTGAGCTCAGGGAGAGCTCAGGCTCACTTGATGTAGCCGGCGCGCTTCATCTCGCGCTCGGTGGCCGATTGCGCGGCGGCAAGCGCCGCATCGACCGTCATCGAGCCAGCGAGCGCAGCGGAGAACTGCTGCCCGACCTGCGTGCCGATACCCTGGAATTCGGGGATCGCGGCATATTGCACGCCGACGTAAGGCACCGGCTTCACGGTCGGCTTGTTCGGGTCAGCCGCGTCGATCGAGGCCAGCGTCATCTTCGCGAAGGGCGCGGCCTTCAGGTACTCAGGATTCGTGTAGAGCGAGGTGCGAGTGCCCGGAGGGACGTTGGCCCAACCTTCCTTCGACGCTACCAGTTTGGTGTAGTCCTTGCTCGTTGCCCAGGCGATGAACTTCTCGGCGGCTTCGGTCTTCTTCGAGCCGGCGGGAATCGCGAGGTTCCAGGCCCACAGCCAGTTGGCGTTCTTGCCGAGCCCGGTATTGGGCGCGAGCGCAAAGCCGACCTTGTCGGCGACCTTGGAGTCCTTCGGGTTGGTGACGAAGGACGCCGCCACCGTCGCGTCGATCCACATGCCGCACTTGCCGGCGTTGAACAGCGCCAGGTTCTCGTTAAAGCCGTTCGAACTCGCGCCGGGAGGTCCGGCGTCCTTCATCAGATTGACATAGGTCGTGAGCGTCGTCTTCCATTCCGGCGTGTTGAACTGCGGCTCCCACTTCTCGTCGAACCAGCGGGCACCGTAGGAATTCGCCATCGCAGAGAGGAACGCCATGTTCTCGCCCCAGCCAGCCTTGCCGCGCAGGCAGATGCCGTAGATCCCACCGTTCTTGTCGGTGATCTTCTTGGCGGCATCGATGACGAAATCCCAGGTGGGCTTCTCCGGCATCTTCAGGCCGGCCTTGTCGAACAGATCGGTGCGATACATCACCATCGAGCTTTCGCCGTAAAATGGCGCGGCATAGAGCTTGCCGTCGGCCGACACGGCATCCCTGATCTTCGGCAGGAGATCGCCGACGTCGTAATCGGCGCCGAGA
The genomic region above belongs to Bradyrhizobium sp. CCBAU 53338 and contains:
- a CDS encoding carbohydrate ABC transporter permease: MATRQTQFLARSLLTPAVGLLFIWMIVPLALTIYFSTLHYSLLDPDSESFVGLENFRYFLTDPAFLASLQNTLVLVGSVLALTIVLGIPLALLMDQPVIGRNFVRLMVIAPFFVMPTVSALVWKNLLMHPVSGLFAWLAKLVGLTPVDWFNDLPLFSVILIVAWQWLPFATLILLTALQSLDEEQKEAAEMDGASAISTFIYITLPHLARPITVVILIETIFLLTVFAEIFVTTGGGPGLQTTNIAFLIYSQALIQFDVGSASAGGLVAVVIANVVAFFLVRIVGRNLEA
- a CDS encoding sugar ABC transporter substrate-binding protein, whose protein sequence is MKHILGAVCGASVLLAVPAMAETTLTIATVNNGDMIRMQGLTSEFTKKNPDITVKWVTLEENVLRQRVTTDIATKGGQFDVLTIGTYEVPIWAKKGWLVPLANLGADYDVGDLLPKIRDAVSADGKLYAAPFYGESSMVMYRTDLFDKAGLKMPEKPTWDFVIDAAKKITDKNGGIYGICLRGKAGWGENMAFLSAMANSYGARWFDEKWEPQFNTPEWKTTLTTYVNLMKDAGPPGASSNGFNENLALFNAGKCGMWIDATVAASFVTNPKDSKVADKVGFALAPNTGLGKNANWLWAWNLAIPAGSKKTEAAEKFIAWATSKDYTKLVASKEGWANVPPGTRTSLYTNPEYLKAAPFAKMTLASIDAADPNKPTVKPVPYVGVQYAAIPEFQGIGTQVGQQFSAALAGSMTVDAALAAAQSATEREMKRAGYIK